A portion of the Elephas maximus indicus isolate mEleMax1 chromosome 24, mEleMax1 primary haplotype, whole genome shotgun sequence genome contains these proteins:
- the CLEC20A gene encoding putative C-type lectin domain family 20 member A has translation MLAWGLPLFLSSTGLLHIFLATGSILESVEVQIGQKTFTRFNQEMTWLSALIHCRRHYTDLADLQNVTDEADKKALRSITNEFEAWIGLYFNPASKSLSWSSGLGTSIPTWLQVPEFMTGLCAGFRTYARFTPMVYSVTCSSLQPFICFYDPSIGHRESAELPPLSLTPCTEDTVWTTPRPKTIAGSAAPWPQGTQALSSSADTTARLNALVSEEATGTRLATAQSAFSGPAALTTPTTPSPAGSASLGRLTVPQEVTGNPVTSTSSPAGLASPGSPAVPQVVTRIPVASSSSPTVPQKLTGTPVASASSPTVSQEATRSPVASASSPAAVPAALGDPTTERRQVTPREATGGPSLTSLRDALATPPVAAPTGSATSSGLRSPESPESSPRMEESSLEPLGPRSQAAPQRTTARQALIAPSQATRPETAGSRPGPGTAVTSAENGIDIRDTAATTQAQHLSSSNSPESKQATPAPESGHPFVILKADFNTTTLANPEDMKDQFLKEIQEVLKLQLGHEQFRLKWVGFEVNRK, from the exons ATGCTGGCCTGGGGCCTGCCACTCTTCCTCTCCTCCACAG GGCTCCTCCACATTTTCTTGGCAACGGGCAGCATCTTGGAGTCCG TTGAGGTCCAGATCGGCCAGAAGACCTTCACACGGTTTAACCAAGAAATGACATGGCTCTCAGCCCTGATACACTGCCGCAGACACTACACGGACCTGGCCGACCTGCAGAACGTGACTGACGAGGCGGACAAGAAGGCCTTGAGGTCCATCACGAATGAGTTCGAGGCCTGGATTGGCCTCTACTTCAACCCAGCCTCCAAGTCTCTGAGCTGGTCCAGCGGCTTGGGCACCAGCATCCCCACCTGGCTGCAGGTGCCGGAGTTCATGACAGGACTGTGTGCCGGGTTCCGCACTTACGCACGCTTCACTCCCATGGTTTACTCAGTGACCTGCTCTTCCCTGCAACCTTTTATCTGCTTCTATG ATCCCTCTATCGGACACCGGGAGTCGGCAGaactccctccgctctctctcaCTCCCTGCACGGAAGATACTGTGTGGACAACTCCCAGGCCAA AGACCATCGCCGGCTCCGCGGCTCCCTGGCCCCAAGGGACACAGGCACTGAGCTCTTCAGCCGACACCACGGCCCGGCTAAACGCCTTGGTTTCCGAGGAAGCGACCGGGACCCGGCTGGCCACTGCCCAGAGTGCGTTCTCCGGCCCTGCGGCCCTGACGACCCCGACGACCCCAAGCCCCGCTGGTTCTGCGTCCCTAGGGAGGCTTACTGTCCCCCAGGAAGTGACCGGAAATCCTGTGACCTCCACTTCGAGCCCAGCTGGTCTTGCGTCCCCAGGGAGCCCCGCTGTCCCCCAGGTAGTGACCAGAATTCCTGTGGCCTCCTCTTCGAGCCCCACTGTCCCCCAGAAATTGACCGGAACTCCTGTGGCCTCTGCTTCGAGCCCCACTGTTTCCCAGGAAGCAACCAGAAGTCCTGTGGCCTCCGCTTCGAGCCCTGCTGCAGTCCCCGCGGCCCTGGGGGACCCCACTACTGAGCGCAGACAGGTGACTCCGCGGGAGGCAACAGGGGGCCCCTCGCTCACCTCCCTCCGCGATGCCTTAGCAACCCCACCAGTGGCGGCGCCCACCGGATCGGCCACATCCAGCGGACTCCGCAGCCCCGAGTCTCCAGAGAGCTCCCCGAGGATGGAAGAAAGTTCCTTGGAGCCTTTGGGCCCAAGGAGCCAGGCCGCACCCCAAAGAACAACCGCGCGCCAGGCGTTGATAGCCCCGAGCCAGGCCACCAGACCGGAGACAGCAGGGAGCCGGCCAGGGCCTGGAACAG CTGTGACCAGTGCAGAGAATGGCATTGAtataagagatacagctgctactACTCAGGCCCAACATTTGAGCTCATCTAACAGCCCAGAGTCTAAACAAGCAACACCCGCACCAGAATCAG GGCACCCCTTTGTAATCCTGAAAGCAGATTTTAACACTACAACTCTCGCGAACCCAGAAGATATGAAAGACCAGTTTTTGAAAGAG ATCCAAGAAGTCTTAAAGCTTCAATTAGGTCATGAGCAATTCAGACTGAAATGGGTCGGCTTTGAAGTGAACAGAAAATAG